The following coding sequences lie in one Hydrogenophaga sp. PBL-H3 genomic window:
- a CDS encoding sigma-54-dependent Fis family transcriptional regulator: MNASQHQHIAAVMQVAENGLGAPVAAGNEQVIRESWHRCVHEHQLDPTRMQEAVILPQARLREHQDQMEAFLHIARHGLESLYTKVAGLGYVVLLTDARGVTVDFLGDLVFEPSLRKAGLYLGADWSEQRAGTCGVGTCITTGQALTVHLDDHFDATHIPLTCTTAPIFDSRGVLSAVLDISQLSSLQPKASQHLALQLVQMYAHDIENAAFLHQHRRDWILRLSAAPQFLDVQPEYMLALDANGRVIGHNRRGQLAFQRHAGQPLTGLHFEDLFDVPFSRIGDFVQARPSDQRALMPIGKRQLLFLSASPPPSRLATAQTTPPSPLPHPLRALSAGDAALERQIHRAARLVNSPISLLVTGETGVGKEYFAKAVHASSERRHRPFVAVNCAAIPESLIESELFGHLPGSFSGAAPKGKRGLIPEADGGTLFLDEIGDMPLPLQARLLRVLSEREVLPVGALKPVPVNIRVIAATHAPLEALVKAGRFRDDLYYRLNGAHIDLPPLRERSDLGAMIDRMLDGKTLTPGARARLLAHPWPGNLRELRNALDFAVSVSRTHTIELDDLPELRTREPLSGTTGSAVRPTADPTSDEALLEALSLAQWNVSAVARQLGLSRMTMYRRMKRAGIVSPNRQTTLQ; this comes from the coding sequence ATGAATGCAAGCCAGCATCAACACATTGCAGCGGTGATGCAGGTCGCTGAAAACGGCCTGGGCGCGCCGGTGGCTGCGGGCAACGAGCAGGTCATCCGCGAGTCCTGGCACCGCTGCGTGCACGAACACCAGCTCGACCCCACCCGCATGCAGGAGGCGGTGATCCTGCCGCAGGCCCGTCTGCGGGAACACCAGGACCAGATGGAGGCCTTCCTGCACATCGCGCGCCACGGTCTGGAATCGCTCTACACCAAGGTGGCGGGCCTGGGCTATGTGGTGCTGCTGACCGACGCGCGCGGCGTCACGGTCGATTTCCTGGGCGACCTCGTGTTCGAGCCCAGCCTGCGCAAGGCCGGCCTGTACCTGGGCGCCGACTGGAGCGAACAACGCGCCGGCACCTGCGGGGTGGGCACCTGCATCACCACCGGCCAGGCACTCACCGTGCACCTGGACGATCACTTCGACGCCACCCACATTCCGCTGACCTGCACCACCGCGCCCATCTTCGACAGCCGGGGCGTTCTCAGCGCGGTGCTCGACATCTCTCAGCTGAGCTCGCTGCAGCCCAAGGCCAGCCAGCACCTGGCGCTGCAGCTGGTGCAGATGTATGCGCACGACATTGAAAACGCCGCGTTTCTTCACCAGCACCGCCGCGACTGGATCCTGCGGCTGTCGGCTGCTCCCCAGTTCCTGGATGTGCAGCCCGAGTACATGCTGGCGCTGGACGCCAACGGCCGCGTCATCGGGCACAACCGCCGAGGCCAGCTGGCCTTCCAGCGCCACGCGGGTCAGCCCCTGACCGGCCTGCACTTCGAGGACCTGTTCGATGTGCCGTTTTCCCGCATCGGGGACTTCGTGCAGGCGCGCCCCTCGGACCAGCGCGCGCTCATGCCCATTGGCAAGCGCCAGCTGCTGTTTCTCTCCGCATCGCCCCCGCCCTCGCGCCTGGCCACCGCCCAGACCACCCCGCCCTCGCCACTGCCGCATCCGCTGCGCGCCCTGTCGGCGGGCGACGCCGCGCTCGAACGCCAGATCCACCGCGCCGCGCGGCTGGTGAACTCGCCCATCAGCCTGCTGGTGACCGGCGAGACGGGGGTGGGCAAGGAGTATTTCGCCAAGGCGGTGCACGCCAGCAGCGAGCGGCGCCACCGCCCATTCGTGGCGGTCAACTGCGCCGCCATCCCGGAGAGCCTGATCGAGAGCGAGTTGTTCGGCCACCTGCCGGGCAGCTTCTCCGGTGCCGCGCCCAAGGGCAAGCGGGGCCTGATCCCCGAGGCCGACGGCGGCACCTTGTTCCTGGACGAGATCGGTGACATGCCCCTGCCCTTGCAGGCCCGCCTGTTGCGGGTGCTCTCGGAGCGCGAGGTGCTGCCGGTCGGCGCGCTCAAGCCCGTTCCCGTGAACATCCGCGTGATCGCCGCGACCCACGCGCCGCTGGAGGCGCTGGTGAAGGCCGGGCGCTTCCGCGACGACCTCTACTACCGCCTCAACGGGGCCCACATCGACCTGCCGCCCCTGCGCGAACGCTCGGACCTCGGCGCCATGATCGACCGCATGCTTGACGGCAAGACGCTGACACCAGGTGCGCGCGCCCGGTTGCTGGCCCACCCCTGGCCCGGCAACCTGCGCGAACTGCGCAACGCGCTGGACTTCGCGGTGAGCGTGAGCCGCACGCACACCATCGAGCTGGACGACCTGCCCGAGCTGAGAACACGGGAACCCTTGTCAGGCACCACCGGCTCGGCTGTGCGCCCCACCGCAGACCCGACCTCGGACGAGGCCCTGCTGGAAGCGCTCAGCCTGGCGCAGTGGAACGTCAGTGCCGTGGCGCGGCAACTGGGGCTCTCGCGCATGACGATGTACCGGCGGATGAAGCGCGCGGGCATCGTCTCGCCCAACCGGCAGACCACGCTGCAGTGA
- a CDS encoding circularly permuted type 2 ATP-grasp protein translates to MSRPMFDEMNASPSEVRAHYENYARWLAQQPEEVMASRREEAEMIFRRVGITFAVYGAKDEDGSGTERLIPFDLIPRIIPAHEWHSMEEGLVQRVTALNRFIHDVYHGQEIIKAGIVPAEQIFQNAQFRPEMMGVDVPHQIYSHIAGIDIVRAPNADGVGEYYVLEDNLRVPSGVSYMLEDRKMMMRLFPELFGSNRVAPVAHYPDLLLETLRASSPATTAEPTVVVLTPGMYNSAYFEHAFLAQQMGVELVEGQDLFVKDNFVYMRTTRGPKRVDVIYRRVDDDFLDPLVFRPTSTLGCAGLLGVYRSGNVAICNAVGTGVADDKSIYPYVPKMIEFYLGQKPILNNVPTFMGRDAEDLKYMLANMKDLVVKEVHGAGGYGMLVGPASTQAEIEDFRQAVQANPSGYIAQPTLSLSTCPTYVQSGVAPRHIDLRPFVLSGKEVQMVPGGLTRVALKDGSLVVNSSQGGGTKDTWVLED, encoded by the coding sequence ATGAGCAGACCGATGTTTGACGAAATGAACGCCTCGCCCAGCGAGGTTCGGGCCCATTACGAGAACTACGCTCGCTGGCTCGCTCAGCAGCCCGAGGAGGTCATGGCCTCCCGGCGCGAAGAGGCGGAAATGATCTTCCGCCGCGTCGGCATCACCTTCGCGGTGTATGGCGCCAAGGACGAGGACGGCTCCGGCACCGAGCGCCTCATCCCCTTCGACCTCATCCCGCGCATCATTCCGGCGCACGAGTGGCACAGCATGGAAGAAGGCCTGGTGCAGCGCGTCACCGCGCTCAACCGCTTCATCCACGACGTCTACCACGGGCAGGAAATCATCAAGGCCGGCATCGTGCCGGCCGAGCAGATCTTCCAGAACGCGCAGTTCCGCCCCGAGATGATGGGCGTGGACGTGCCGCACCAGATCTATTCGCACATCGCGGGCATCGACATCGTGCGCGCCCCCAACGCCGACGGCGTGGGCGAGTACTACGTGCTGGAGGACAACCTGCGCGTGCCCAGCGGCGTGAGCTACATGCTCGAAGACCGCAAGATGATGATGCGGCTCTTCCCCGAACTCTTCGGCTCCAACCGCGTGGCCCCGGTGGCCCACTACCCCGACCTGCTGCTGGAGACCCTGCGCGCCAGCAGCCCGGCCACCACGGCCGAGCCCACGGTGGTGGTGCTCACGCCCGGCATGTACAACAGCGCCTACTTCGAACACGCCTTCCTCGCGCAGCAGATGGGCGTGGAACTCGTCGAGGGGCAAGACCTGTTCGTCAAGGACAACTTCGTCTACATGCGCACCACGCGCGGCCCCAAGCGGGTGGACGTGATCTACCGCCGCGTCGACGACGACTTCCTCGACCCGCTGGTGTTCCGCCCCACCTCCACGCTCGGCTGCGCTGGCCTGCTGGGCGTGTACCGCAGCGGCAACGTGGCCATCTGCAACGCGGTGGGCACCGGCGTTGCCGACGACAAGTCGATCTACCCCTACGTGCCCAAGATGATCGAGTTCTACCTGGGCCAGAAACCCATCCTGAACAACGTGCCCACCTTCATGGGACGCGACGCCGAAGACCTCAAGTACATGCTGGCCAACATGAAGGATCTGGTGGTCAAGGAAGTGCATGGCGCCGGGGGCTACGGCATGCTGGTCGGCCCGGCGTCGACCCAGGCCGAGATCGAGGACTTCCGCCAGGCCGTGCAGGCCAACCCCAGCGGCTACATCGCCCAGCCCACGCTTTCGCTGTCCACCTGCCCCACCTATGTGCAAAGCGGCGTGGCCCCGCGCCACATCGACCTGCGCCCCTTCGTGCTCAGCGGCAAGGAGGTGCAGATGGTGCCCGGCGGCCTCACGCGCGTGGCGCTGAAGGATGGATCTTTGGTTGTCAACTCTTCACAGGGTGGCGGGACCAAGGACACCTGGGTGCTCGAAGACTGA
- a CDS encoding alpha-E domain-containing protein, with translation MLSRTADHLFWMSRYTERAENTARMLDVNYQTSLLPQSAAVAQVGWEGLLVISELMPAYNKKYGQEITPRNVLDFMVRDESNPSSIATCLKAARENARAVRGALTTEFWETQNQTWLELSRMLKGKEFERDPSQFFEWVKFRSHLSRGVAIGTMLQDEAFHFYRMGTFLERADNTARLLDVKFHAVHSDFFGNASELDQEYDFYHWSAILRSVSGFEVYRKVYRDVISPERVAELLILRADMPRSLAASLNEVVNNLEVVSNDLSTETLRRAGKLKADLQYARIDEILSTGLHAFLTQFLDRVNELGGRISQDFLVPAG, from the coding sequence ATGCTGTCACGCACCGCCGACCACCTCTTCTGGATGTCCCGCTACACCGAGCGCGCGGAGAACACCGCCCGCATGCTCGACGTGAACTACCAGACCTCGCTGCTGCCGCAGTCCGCCGCCGTGGCCCAGGTCGGCTGGGAAGGTCTGCTCGTCATCAGCGAGCTCATGCCCGCCTACAACAAGAAATACGGCCAGGAAATCACGCCACGCAATGTGCTCGACTTCATGGTGCGCGACGAGTCCAACCCGTCGAGCATTGCCACCTGCCTGAAGGCCGCGCGTGAAAACGCCCGTGCCGTGCGCGGCGCGCTCACCACCGAGTTCTGGGAAACACAAAACCAGACCTGGCTGGAACTCAGCCGCATGCTCAAGGGCAAGGAGTTCGAGCGCGACCCGAGCCAGTTCTTCGAGTGGGTCAAGTTCCGCTCGCACCTCTCGCGCGGCGTGGCCATCGGCACCATGCTGCAGGATGAAGCCTTCCATTTCTACCGCATGGGCACCTTCCTGGAGCGGGCCGACAACACCGCGCGCCTGCTCGATGTGAAGTTTCACGCCGTGCACAGCGACTTCTTCGGCAACGCCAGCGAGCTCGATCAGGAGTACGACTTCTACCACTGGAGCGCCATCCTGCGCAGCGTGAGCGGCTTCGAGGTTTACCGCAAGGTCTACCGCGACGTGATCTCGCCCGAGCGCGTGGCCGAGCTGCTGATCCTGCGCGCCGACATGCCGCGCAGCCTGGCCGCCAGCTTGAACGAAGTGGTCAACAACCTCGAGGTGGTGTCCAACGACCTCTCCACCGAAACCCTGCGCCGCGCCGGCAAGCTCAAGGCCGATCTGCAGTACGCCCGCATCGACGAGATCCTCTCCACCGGCCTGCACGCCTTCCTCACGCAGTTCCTGGACCGGGTGAACGAACTGGGCGGGCGCATCAGCCAGGACTTTCTGGTGCCGGCGGGCTGA
- a CDS encoding virulence RhuM family protein, with product MSNNHKLIRNSTAEFLIFTGQAGEKSIEARYEDETVWLTQKLMAELFAVDVRTVSEHLKNIYESEELAREATLRKFRTVQIEGIREVARNVDFFNLDAIISVGYRVNSVRATQFRQWATGVLREFAIKGFVLDRKRLENGSFLGVDYFEQLLAEIREIRLSERKFYQKVTDIYATAVDYNRDAPTTQAFFAKVQNKLHFAIHGHTAAELIVQRADADKPHMGLTSWEKAPDGKIVRTDVAVAKNYLNQDELASLGRLVNSYLDIAEDRALRKIPMTMEDWAQRLDAFLELTDRDILRDGGKVSTDMAKAHAETEFERYRIVQDRLFESDFDLMVKQIERDDKPD from the coding sequence ATGAGCAACAACCACAAACTCATCCGCAACAGCACCGCCGAGTTCCTGATCTTCACGGGCCAGGCCGGAGAGAAGAGCATTGAGGCGCGGTATGAAGATGAAACCGTCTGGCTGACGCAAAAACTGATGGCCGAGCTGTTTGCCGTGGATGTGCGCACGGTCAGCGAGCACCTGAAGAACATCTACGAATCGGAGGAACTGGCGCGTGAGGCAACCCTCCGGAAATTCCGGACAGTTCAAATCGAAGGCATCCGGGAGGTGGCGAGGAACGTGGATTTCTTCAACCTCGACGCCATCATCTCGGTGGGCTACCGGGTCAACTCGGTACGGGCCACACAGTTTCGCCAGTGGGCCACGGGTGTGCTGCGCGAATTCGCCATCAAGGGCTTTGTGCTCGACAGGAAGCGCCTGGAGAACGGCAGCTTTCTGGGAGTGGACTACTTCGAGCAGTTGCTGGCCGAGATACGCGAGATTCGACTCTCGGAGCGCAAGTTCTACCAGAAGGTGACGGACATCTACGCCACGGCGGTGGACTACAACCGCGATGCGCCGACCACCCAGGCCTTTTTCGCCAAAGTTCAGAACAAGCTGCACTTTGCCATTCACGGCCACACGGCGGCTGAGCTGATCGTGCAGCGCGCCGATGCCGACAAGCCCCACATGGGGCTGACCAGTTGGGAGAAGGCACCTGACGGCAAAATTGTCAGAACCGATGTGGCGGTGGCCAAGAACTACCTGAATCAGGACGAGCTTGCATCGCTAGGCCGTTTGGTCAACAGCTACCTGGACATCGCCGAAGACCGCGCTCTTCGCAAGATTCCGATGACGATGGAAGACTGGGCTCAGCGGCTGGATGCATTTCTGGAGTTGACTGATCGCGACATTTTGCGGGATGGGGGCAAGGTGTCGACGGACATGGCCAAGGCGCATGCGGAAACCGAGTTTGAACGCTATCGAATCGTTCAGGACCGTCTGTTTGAAAGTGACTTTGACCTGATGGTCAAGCAGATTGAGCGAGACGACAAACCAGATTGA
- the urtA gene encoding urea ABC transporter substrate-binding protein: MSTTQNARRFTLKTLSAAAVVATLGGLSALPAHAQETIKVGVLHSLSGTMAISETVLKDTVLMAIDEINAKGGLLGKKLEPVVVDPASNWPLFAEKTKQLLTQDKAAVIFGCWTSVSRKSVLPVVEEANGLLFYPVQYEGEELSKNVFYTGAAPNQQAIPAVEYLMSKDGGSAKRWVLLGTDYVYPRTTNKILRAFLKAKGVADADIMEEYTPFGHSDYQTIIAKIKKFSSEGKKTAVVSTINGDSNVPFYKELGNAGLSAKDVPVVAFSVGEEELRGVDTKPLVGHLAAWNYFMSVKSPANTEFTKKWAAYAKAKNIPGHKDKPLTNDPMEATYIGVNMWAQAVTKAKSTDTDKVIAAMAGQTFKAPGGFTSTMDKENHHLHKPVFIGEIKADGQFNVVWKTPGPVVADPWSDYIAENKGKKNVPEKK, from the coding sequence ATGTCGACAACCCAGAACGCCCGCCGTTTTACCCTCAAGACCCTCTCGGCCGCTGCCGTGGTCGCCACGCTCGGTGGCCTCTCGGCCTTGCCGGCCCACGCCCAGGAGACCATCAAGGTCGGCGTGCTGCACAGCCTCTCGGGCACCATGGCCATTTCGGAAACCGTGCTCAAGGACACGGTGCTGATGGCGATTGACGAGATCAACGCCAAGGGTGGCCTGCTGGGCAAGAAGCTCGAACCCGTGGTGGTGGACCCGGCTTCCAACTGGCCACTGTTCGCTGAAAAAACCAAACAGCTGCTGACGCAGGACAAAGCCGCCGTGATCTTCGGCTGCTGGACCTCGGTGTCGCGCAAGTCGGTGTTGCCGGTGGTGGAAGAGGCCAACGGCCTGCTGTTCTACCCCGTGCAATACGAAGGCGAAGAGCTGAGCAAGAACGTGTTCTACACCGGTGCCGCGCCCAACCAGCAGGCCATTCCTGCGGTGGAGTACCTGATGAGCAAGGACGGCGGTTCGGCCAAGCGCTGGGTGCTGCTGGGCACCGACTATGTGTACCCCCGCACGACCAACAAGATCCTGCGCGCCTTCCTGAAGGCCAAGGGCGTGGCCGATGCCGACATCATGGAGGAGTACACCCCGTTCGGTCACTCCGACTACCAGACCATCATTGCCAAGATCAAGAAGTTCTCGTCCGAAGGCAAGAAGACGGCCGTGGTCTCGACCATCAACGGCGACTCCAACGTGCCCTTCTACAAAGAGCTGGGCAACGCCGGCCTGTCCGCCAAGGACGTGCCTGTGGTCGCCTTCTCGGTGGGCGAAGAAGAGCTGCGCGGCGTGGACACCAAGCCGCTCGTGGGCCACCTGGCCGCCTGGAACTACTTCATGAGCGTGAAGAGCCCGGCCAACACCGAGTTCACCAAGAAATGGGCCGCATACGCCAAGGCCAAGAACATCCCCGGCCACAAGGACAAGCCGCTCACCAACGACCCGATGGAAGCCACCTACATCGGCGTGAACATGTGGGCGCAGGCCGTGACCAAGGCCAAGTCCACCGACACCGACAAGGTGATCGCCGCCATGGCCGGCCAGACCTTCAAGGCACCGGGTGGCTTCACCAGCACCATGGACAAGGAAAACCACCACCTGCACAAGCCGGTGTTCATCGGCGAGATCAAGGCCGACGGCCAGTTCAACGTGGTGTGGAAGACGCCTGGCCCGGTGGTTGCCGATCCGTGGAGCGACTACATCGCCGAGAACAAGGGCAAGAAGAACGTTCCTGAGAAAAAGTAA
- the urtB gene encoding urea ABC transporter permease subunit UrtB — protein sequence MKTWWLRWLGLGLVLWMSLSTAHALTPADALALVDGDTDVRIDTLNRLAAEPDDKASALIKAMSDESVRVQGERVLIVEGEGAIDAVTGEKLAALPDEAADIMINNRLRSAMESALAGMELVGAPPERQREAARTLQRSAFEEPDISQLALIDKALAGNLDAQARQSLELAQAAVLLASEDPAQRLAAAQKLGEAKQPIVRPLLLQQMEKETDAGVKAALADSLKGIDRMLALGNTLAQAFTGISLGSILLLAALGLAITYGLMGVINMAHGELIMIGAYATWLVQVFFRQSLPEYFDWYLLAALPIAFTASALVGAAMERSVIRFLYGRPLETLLATWGISLVLMQAVRSLFGAQNVGVENPSWMSGGVTFLGNLNLPWNRIIIIGFAVAVLVGVTLMITKTRLGLFVRGVTQNRPIASCMGVNTARIDTYAFALGSGIAGLAGCALSQIGNVGPDLGQSYIVDSFMVVVLGGVGQIAGTVYAALGLGLLNKFIEGWAGAVLAKIAVLVFIIVFIQKRPQGIFAMKGREAT from the coding sequence ATGAAGACTTGGTGGCTCCGCTGGTTGGGGCTGGGGTTGGTGCTGTGGATGTCGCTGAGCACGGCCCACGCGCTCACGCCGGCCGATGCCTTGGCGCTGGTGGATGGCGACACCGATGTGCGCATCGACACCTTGAACCGCCTCGCGGCAGAGCCTGACGACAAGGCTTCTGCGCTGATCAAGGCGATGTCTGACGAGTCCGTGCGTGTGCAGGGCGAACGTGTGCTGATCGTCGAGGGCGAGGGTGCCATCGACGCCGTCACGGGCGAGAAACTGGCGGCGCTGCCCGACGAGGCCGCCGACATCATGATCAACAACCGCCTGCGCAGCGCCATGGAGAGCGCGCTGGCCGGCATGGAGCTGGTGGGCGCGCCGCCCGAACGCCAGCGCGAAGCCGCACGCACCCTGCAGCGCAGTGCGTTTGAAGAACCCGACATCAGCCAGCTCGCGCTGATCGACAAGGCGCTGGCGGGCAACCTGGATGCTCAAGCGCGCCAGAGCCTGGAGCTCGCACAGGCTGCGGTCTTGCTCGCAAGTGAAGACCCCGCCCAACGTCTGGCCGCTGCACAAAAACTGGGCGAGGCCAAACAGCCCATCGTGCGTCCGCTGCTGTTGCAACAGATGGAGAAAGAGACCGACGCCGGCGTGAAGGCCGCGCTGGCCGATTCGCTCAAGGGCATCGACCGCATGCTGGCCCTGGGCAACACGCTGGCCCAGGCCTTCACCGGCATCAGCCTGGGCTCCATCCTGCTGCTGGCAGCACTTGGCCTGGCCATCACCTACGGGCTCATGGGCGTGATCAACATGGCCCATGGCGAGCTCATCATGATCGGCGCCTACGCCACCTGGCTGGTGCAGGTGTTCTTTCGCCAGTCGCTGCCCGAGTACTTCGACTGGTACCTGCTGGCCGCCCTGCCGATCGCGTTCACCGCGTCTGCCCTGGTGGGCGCGGCGATGGAGCGCTCGGTGATTCGTTTTCTGTACGGCCGACCGTTGGAGACGCTGCTGGCCACCTGGGGCATCAGTCTCGTGTTGATGCAGGCCGTTCGCAGCCTCTTCGGCGCGCAAAACGTGGGTGTTGAAAACCCGAGCTGGATGAGCGGCGGCGTCACCTTTCTGGGCAACCTCAACCTGCCGTGGAACCGCATCATCATCATCGGCTTTGCGGTGGCGGTGCTGGTGGGTGTGACGCTCATGATCACCAAAACGCGCTTGGGTCTCTTCGTGCGCGGCGTCACACAAAACCGGCCTATTGCGTCGTGCATGGGCGTCAACACCGCGCGCATCGACACCTATGCGTTTGCACTCGGCTCGGGCATTGCCGGCCTGGCCGGTTGCGCGCTCAGCCAGATCGGCAACGTCGGCCCCGACCTCGGCCAGAGCTACATCGTGGACTCGTTCATGGTGGTGGTGCTCGGTGGTGTGGGGCAGATTGCGGGCACGGTGTACGCCGCACTCGGCCTGGGCCTGCTCAACAAGTTCATCGAAGGCTGGGCCGGCGCCGTGCTGGCCAAGATCGCGGTGCTGGTCTTCATCATCGTCTTCATCCAGAAACGGCCCCAGGGCATCTTCGCCATGAAAGGCAGGGAGGCCACATGA
- the urtC gene encoding urea ABC transporter permease subunit UrtC encodes MSIQNAVRAELVEAPAKVLVSPSTGSGRTEIVLPSPGPLLTRTGWGAFVVALLVVCAVAPLLNLFAPEGSTFHLSDYMVGLLGKIMCYAICALAMDLIWGYTGILSLGHGLFFALGGYVMGMYLMRQIGLDGNYKSELPDFMVFLDWKELPWHWALSDSFIATLLLIVLVPGVVAFVFGYFAFRSRIKGVYFSIITQALTFAALLLFFRNETGFGGNNGFTDFKRILGIPLATPSMRMTLFIITGLTLLGFFLWARWLVNSKFGRVLQAVRDAESRVMFCGYNPLPYKLTIWTISAVMCGIAGALYVPQVGIINPGEMSTANSIEIAIWAAVGGRATLIGPIVGAFIVNGAKSWLTVSFPEYWLYFLGVLFIVVTLFMPQGVVGLVKKLRGQKGGQA; translated from the coding sequence ATGAGTATCCAAAATGCCGTTCGGGCTGAGCTTGTCGAAGCCCCGGCCAAGGTGTTGGTGAGCCCTTCGACAGGCTCAGGGCGAACGGAGATCGTCTTGCCCTCGCCAGGCCCGCTGCTCACCCGCACCGGCTGGGGCGCGTTTGTCGTCGCCCTGCTGGTGGTCTGCGCCGTGGCGCCGCTGCTGAATTTGTTCGCGCCCGAAGGCAGCACCTTCCACCTGAGCGACTACATGGTCGGCCTGCTCGGCAAGATCATGTGTTACGCCATCTGCGCGCTGGCCATGGACCTGATCTGGGGCTACACCGGCATCCTGAGCCTGGGCCACGGCCTGTTCTTCGCGCTCGGTGGTTACGTGATGGGCATGTACCTCATGCGCCAGATCGGGCTGGACGGCAACTACAAAAGCGAACTGCCCGACTTCATGGTCTTCCTCGACTGGAAGGAACTGCCCTGGCACTGGGCGCTCTCCGACAGCTTCATCGCCACGCTGCTGCTGATCGTGCTGGTGCCCGGTGTGGTGGCGTTTGTGTTCGGCTACTTCGCGTTTCGCTCGCGCATCAAGGGTGTGTATTTCTCCATCATCACGCAGGCGCTCACCTTCGCCGCGCTGCTGCTGTTCTTTCGCAACGAGACCGGCTTTGGTGGCAACAACGGCTTCACCGATTTCAAGCGCATCCTCGGCATTCCGCTGGCCACGCCCAGCATGCGCATGACGCTGTTCATCATCACCGGCCTCACGCTGCTGGGCTTCTTTCTGTGGGCGCGCTGGCTGGTCAACAGCAAGTTTGGCCGCGTGCTGCAGGCTGTGCGCGATGCCGAGAGCCGCGTCATGTTTTGCGGCTACAACCCGCTGCCCTACAAGCTCACCATCTGGACCATCTCGGCCGTGATGTGCGGCATTGCCGGCGCGCTGTATGTGCCTCAGGTCGGCATCATCAACCCCGGCGAGATGAGCACGGCCAACAGCATCGAGATCGCGATCTGGGCGGCGGTGGGTGGCCGCGCCACACTCATCGGCCCCATCGTTGGCGCCTTCATCGTCAACGGCGCCAAGAGCTGGCTCACGGTGAGCTTCCCCGAGTACTGGCTGTATTTCCTGGGCGTGCTGTTCATCGTGGTCACACTCTTCATGCCGCAAGGCGTGGTGGGTCTGGTGAAAAAACTGCGTGGTCAGAAAGGGGGCCAGGCATGA
- the urtD gene encoding urea ABC transporter ATP-binding protein UrtD, translated as MTPDLMEEGARRLEKIAAAGASGNTESGGRAAGFSRLVTPGQVDTTHGRILYLDGVNVSFDGFKAINNLSLDIAPGELRCIIGPNGAGKTTMMDIITGKTRPDSGSVFFGSTIDLLRYREAEIAAMGIGRKFQKPTVFEYLTVFQNLELALATDKGVRRSMVFRLTGQEKDRLGEVLQTIHLADSAARLAGNLSHGQKQWLEIGMLLMQDPKLLLLDEPVAGMTDEETERTAQLFLTLKGKHSLMVVEHDMSFIRTISEKVTVLCDGAVLAEGTLDEVQADERVIEVYLGR; from the coding sequence ATGACACCCGACCTGATGGAAGAGGGCGCGCGGCGCCTGGAGAAGATTGCAGCCGCCGGCGCGAGCGGCAACACCGAATCGGGTGGCCGCGCGGCGGGCTTCTCGCGGTTGGTGACCCCGGGGCAGGTGGACACCACCCACGGCCGCATCCTGTACCTCGACGGTGTGAACGTCAGCTTTGACGGCTTCAAGGCCATCAACAACCTCAGCCTGGACATTGCACCCGGCGAACTGCGCTGCATCATCGGCCCCAACGGCGCGGGCAAGACCACGATGATGGACATCATCACTGGCAAGACCCGGCCCGACTCGGGCAGCGTGTTCTTTGGCAGCACCATCGACCTGCTGCGCTACCGCGAAGCCGAGATCGCGGCCATGGGGATCGGCCGCAAGTTCCAGAAGCCCACGGTGTTCGAATACCTCACCGTGTTTCAAAACCTCGAACTGGCGCTGGCCACCGACAAGGGCGTTCGCCGCTCCATGGTGTTCCGCCTCACCGGGCAGGAGAAAGACCGCCTGGGCGAGGTGCTGCAGACCATCCACCTGGCCGACAGTGCGGCGCGTCTGGCCGGCAACCTGAGTCACGGGCAAAAGCAATGGCTGGAGATCGGCATGCTCTTGATGCAGGACCCGAAGCTGCTGCTGCTCGACGAACCCGTGGCCGGCATGACCGACGAAGAAACCGAGCGCACCGCACAGCTGTTCCTCACGCTCAAGGGCAAACATTCGCTGATGGTGGTGGAGCACGACATGAGCTTCATCCGCACGATCTCGGAGAAGGTCACGGTGTTGTGTGACGGGGCGGTGTTGGCCGAGGGGACGCTGGACGAGGTGCAGGCGGATGAACGGGTGATCGAGGTCTATCTGGGTCGTTGA